CATTCTTCTCTTCTCGCATAATACAGCTTGCCTAGCAGtattatatttgtcttatttttaatataaataagttaAGACACAAGGCTCCAACAAGAAAGCTGAGTAAGTGTTCTACTTGCCAACTCTGGGTCATACTTTCCAACTTGGGTGGCTGTCATTTATAAACGATGAGCTcatgagagaggaggaggaatgcAACCCCCAGGTGCCCAAAGCACCACCGTGGAGAAAGGCAGCCCTCCGGCGGGACCTGATGCAATCGTCTTGGCTTTATTTAGCCTTTTATACCAGCGACTCTAAGCTCTGGATGCAGGATTATCCTCACAGCACCCCTAAGGAGTATAAATCTTAGTGTTATTATTACCTGCCAGAACTCATATGTAAAGAGGTGTTAAGTCTTTCCTCTGTGGCAACTACCCAGAGATGGGGCTGTTTACAGCCCCCGTAAACTCAGTGCCCCTTGGCCCCCCTGCCAGTGCAAGAACCAAAATCTAACATCGCATTATCACTCAGTGGTTCTAGCCTTCAAGCTCCCAAATTCTTTTCAGATATCTAGAGCAGAGTTTCTCGACCATCAAACCAGAGTTTGGAACCATTGAGTTGGATGACTCTttgtttggggggtgggtggcctCTCTTGTGCACCGTGAATGTTTAGCAGCAtacctggtctctacccactggatgccagtagctTCCCTCTCCCCCATTATGGCAATCAAAatatctctagacattgccaaatgttccctgggcATGAAAAATCAcccctagttgagaaccactCTTCTAGAAGGCAAgcacacagaaatataaaacagtaaTACTAACAACTACTACTACTGCCACTGCTACCATTTAAAAGgcacaaatggggcttccctggtggcgcagtggttgcgcgtccgcctgccgatgcaggggaaccgggttcgcgccccggtctgggaggatcccacatgccgcggagcggctgggcccgtgagccatggccgctgagcctgcgcgtccggagcctgtgctccgcgacgggagaggccacaacagagggaggcccgcataccacaaaaaaataaaataaaaggcacaaaTGGCATGCTCAGGGGTttgacattatctcatttaatcttcacagccgAGAAACCAGTCTGTGTTGACTCTCTGAGGAAATACATTACAGATAAAGAGACTGGAGCTCAGAGATGTCAGGTAAtgtggccaaggtcacacagccggcAGTGGCAGAGTTACCATTTAAAACCAGGCTTTTGTGACTCCAAACCCTGAGCTCATCACCACCTCCAGATCCTGGGACCACAGATCACAAGTGTTTCTGGAACAGTCTTGATTGTCCACAGTCCTTCTAGAGTGTGCTAGCACCATTAAAACAATATATCCAGATTTAGGTTTAAAGACATAAAGACTGTCGCTCTTCTCTGTAAGAAGATCAATCCAAAGTGTTATGGCAGAGGAGATTTTGCTCCAGGGGAAAGCCCTGGGTCTGGGTTCAGACCCTGTGGCCGATAATTGACTGTATGGCCTTTATTTGGGGTCAGTTATTTAAGCTCTCAAAGTCTCTGTTTATTCATCTACAAACAATTTCCTGGGACCCCCTCAGTGTCTCAACTGCCCTCCAGTCCCTGAACTCAACATTTCCAGCCTCTCATCCTACTGACCCAAAGTCTGGAAATCCCACCCCACTGTCTATGGCAGGTGGTGGATGGAAACTCCTTCTACAAATGGCTGCAAAGAACTGGGAACATGACAGAAGACAGCTGACAGCTGCGTCCACTGAAAGACTATCCCCCGCCTGGTCTCACTGAGCGCTTGCCCTGTCTGACTTTAATAAGGTTAATTCTAATCCGTGGTCTTTGGGGAGGTGAGAGAATCTCCTCTTTCTGAACATGACGCACTGCCTCCTATTTCAGCTCAAAGGAGAGTGATAACGTCTCACTCAGCAGGTCCCCGAGAGGAGCTCTGGATGCAGAAACGGGGCTACATCCCTTCTTTTACCTCCTGCCACCTCCGTTTCTGTGAGCAACACTCCCACAGACGATAGGAGGGCTGCACTCGGTACTTCTAGGTACAAATgagtaataaaagtaatttacATCAGTAAGCGCCCCCCAGACACCAGGCTCCGGATAAAGTATTTACATGCTCTGCTTCACGTCTTATTCCCAAGTACCCACATGAGAAGGCATTATTGCtattaacatcatcatcatcattatccccgttttacaaatgaggaaggcGAGTTGTCTGCATTCACTGTTCCTGTTCCTCGGCCTTGGTCCCCATGAAGCCACCAACTATCTGAAGATGGCGGTCTCCCACCGGCCCACGAGCTCTACAGGGACAGGGACCACATCCGGTTTGGTTCACCACTGACTCCCAGACTGGCAGGAAAAGAGCCAGAATTCAGGCTCAGGTAAGCTGGCCCCTACGTGCCTGGAAAGTCTGTAAAGAAGGCTGAGAAACCATTTCCTGGGAGCAAGCAGCCTGTCAGGAGTGTGGACCATGACGGACATGAAAGAGAGTATCGAAGGAGGATAAATGGCCAGTGGTGTCAAGTGCTGCCAAGACACCAAGGTTTTATCCATGACGAGGCCAGGGAGGGTCATTTCAGGGGAGCTCTGGGGTAGAAGGGAGCTGGAGAGTTGAATGAGTGGGAGATGAGGAACGGAGAGaactgttaccaagtccaagcttgtactgcttgcCGCAAGACGGGCCAATATATCGAGAGACAAACTGTTGGGGCAAGGAAGAGCAACTTTAtgtggaaagccagcagaccaagaagatggcggactagtgTCCTAAAGAACCATCCTCCTCAAGTtggaattcaggcttcttttatactaaaagaggaggagggagagtccTGGTTGCAGCCAAACTCCAGAGGAGATGTgttcatttctccctccctgcagccaTTCACACATGGGCCTggtcctgtgagctaaacaaaggtattttagcttaatgctcattacctgggaggcagggttcccagagaggggccattatgtataatttaagcttaaaggcaacatccctttagtgattaacttgtaacaGAATACAAAGTTTCTTCCCTATTATAGAACAAGTGAAATCAACTCCTTGGAGTGGAGggagagtttgttttgttttgttttgttttattatgctttttgTGAGAGAGACTCCAGCATGTTAAAAGCTGATGGCAAGTGTCCAGTGGAGACTGAGAGTCTGAATGTTCGAGGAATAGAGGGCAGAGTGGGTATTGCAGGTTCCCGGCTGTCTCTGCCACAGACAGAGGGAAGGCCAGAGAGCCGACCAGACCGCGCAGGTCCACGTGGTGGTACCTGAAGGGGAAGTGAGTCTGGCCCTGGGCTGGCATCTTTACAGCAGAATTTTGTTCTATCCTCACGACCACCCTGGGAAGGATGGACACTTTAGCCCCTCTGCACAAGTGAAAAAAACGGATCCTCAAAAGTTAGGTAACTTCGGTGCAGCCAGcaaagggcagagctgggctgggcaCCAGGTGCCTGTGACAATGAAGACCGAGCTGGTCCATGGTGCAGCCTGGAGCCCTCTGCAGTCAGCAAAAGGTGACCAGGACCAGGTGTCGCTGGATTCAAACTCAGTTACCAGACCCCGAAGTCCCTGGTCTTcctgctgccctgccctccccctgcatTTTGATCTGCAAATGATCAACCCTCACCTTCCCGGGGTGAGCCAGGCTTTGTTGGCTCAGCAGCTCCTGAACAGATGCCAGGATCAGCGGCGCCAACCAAATGAGACCTTGTGTGAGCTAGTAAATTGGCTCAGCAGGTGGTGGGGCTAGGGGTGCGTCTTCTCCAGCCTCTTTGGTCTTCATGCCTTCAGATTCCTCCCTCCCAGAGCAACCTAAACACCGGCAACCCCTGTCCCACCACTAACTGGCCGTACACCCTGACCCAATGACGCCCCTGCACGGCTGGGGCACACCTAGCTCCAGACTCAGAATTGAAGCCCGTGCATCAATCCCATCCAAAGGCCAGCaatctttttaaaatcctgtCTGAGAGAGGTCTATTTTGCATGAGATGGGACCAACATCCAGGAGCTGAATTTTGTTACAATGATCTTAATAAGCGGGTGCATTCCATCGGGCATAGGACATTGGCTCTTGAACTGCCTCCAGGAAGGTCAGACTCTGCCCACCCACGTGTGGGACAGGACGCGTCTGGCCTGttaaaatcaaacacaaacaGAGACCAGACTCACAAAGCCCCGGAGCAGACAAGACCAGTTTAGTTATACAAGCAAAGCTTAATTTAGCTTCTTTTGCAAAACAAGCAAGGTTAACTTGACCTGGATCACTTCTTCCTTATGCCGCTGAAAATCATAAGCAAAACTTAAACTGTTCCCCAAAACTGATACGAGGTAACCAAGAAAccgattctttttcatttcagaaaattctAATATTGGAAACAATTCTAATACCATAACCAATCGCTGCGAAGAATCAACAGTCACAGACTCCACACTATATAAGCTGCTATATAGCAATATCCCTTGGAGCCTCATTTCATGGTTCGGTTTGAGCGCTCCCCATTTGCAAACCATCTTTTTGGTGCGTGCACAATACTCTTAACTATTTACGGcttcagtgattcattggttttacttctgtttcttttctgaacTCTTGACAGCCGGAAGCGGTGTGGGTCCGGGTTGTTGACAAGAGGTGTGTGCCCTGAGTCATTCTGGAGGATGCTACAGCCCCTCCCACCAAGGGTCTGGGCAAATAGAGGAGAGGGTCATCTAGGACGCAAGGCCCCTGACCCCAGCATCCCAGATTCTGAGCCCCTGAGCCCTTCCTGTGTCCTGAGCTCCTACcaacctgggggtggggtggggggcgcgggTCCGAGTTCAGACACCTGAGCCAGGCAGCCAGCTTCACTGGACACCAAGAACATGGCAATGCACTCGGGTATTTATCCCTCCTCTCTAGGCCTAAATGGAAACCTGGATGGCAGGGATTCCCTATCCCGCTCATTTTGAATCTCCTGTAACTAGACAAGCCTGTGTGCTCTATGCTTCCTGAGACATGGGGCCACAGTCCCTAACTGCTGTCACTTCCGCGTGTGAATCTGTGTTGGGTTTATAAAGCAATAGGGTCTTcggcttcctgcccctccccttctttAGTGttgcttctccctctctccatgccCAGACTCTGGGGTTCTCCCAGCTAAGGGGCCCTATTCCCACCCCACACCCCGTTGTGGGTGGGTGTACAGAGGGAACAGATCCCAGGCGGGACCCTCcaatttcctccctcccttcacatCCTGACCCTCGGGTCCCCACTGAAGAGCCTACCTTTCATCTTGGACgtcagccccttcccctcccggGGCCGAacttcctcatcttcaaaatgaagcGCAGGCTACATAAACTTGAAAGTCCCCCCTGACGCTTACACCTCACATCCTCACCTGATTTTGGATGGGATCGAATAAGGCCTGCTCCCAGGACAGCGGGTGCAGGAACAGTGATGCCGAGGACAGTGCAGGAGAGCCGCTGCCCCAGGTGGGTGGAGAGCCGCTGCCCCAGGTGGGTGGAGAGCCGCTGCCCCAGGTGGGTGGAGAGCCGACCTCTGTCCTACTTCCCCACCTCTGGGATGCAGGAGACTCAGCCCTGCACagctggagagaaaggagagctTGTGGGTGACGCGCAAACAAAGCAAACTGCCATGCAAACTGCTGccttacagcaaaaaaaaaaaaaaaacccacaccgCATAGTTGAGGGACTTCtgtctccatctcctcctctcccttcacccAGATTGGACCTTGGATGCCTTCCCCGCTCCTAGGGCCTCAGGCTGGAATCTCCCCCTGAGATGTTCTGCTCTGGGTCAACCACAGACTAGGGGGAGACGTTCAGCCTATGAAGAGCAATGCCTGTCGTGTTTGTATCTGGCACTTCACGATCTCTGACCACTGTCAGGTTCACAACTGTGGTGAATCCCCCAGAGTGCTCTGAGATAGAGCCAAAATGATGGCCTCCATTTTAGAGGTGGTGAAAGGGCTTGAGCTCGGGCTCGATGGAGGGGgtcaggagaaggaggaagggatataaaattaaatataaaacccTCCCAGACATGTTCCTCTGATGCCATGCTACTTATGAGCAAATTAAAGTCTTTATAGGAGGCCCACCCTCCTGATCTTTCATCCTGTCCTTCATCCTACAGTTCAGAAGTTTGAGGTGAGAGGAGAGGGTCCATTTTTCCATCACATCCTACCCGCGGCCGCCTGCAGACCCTCTTCACCAGGGCTGTGGGGAAGGCTGGTGCAGGTGAAAATCCCTGGTGAACCTCCCACTGGCCAGAAGCAGCACGGGATCGAGGGAATGGAGGGAGGCCTTGCTGCTGCCTTGGTTCAATGCCTGACCTACTTGTTACAGGTTAaactgtgtcccctcaaaattctcATGTGGCagtcttaacccccagtacctcacaATGTGGGCTCTTTGGAGACAGAGTccttacagaggtaatcaagttaaagtgagatcactagggtggatcctaatccaacataactggtgtccttataaaaaggggaaatttgaacacagaaacGGACACAGATAGAGGAAAGAGACACCGGGAGAGGAcagccgtctacaagccaaggagagaggcctgggtggGATCCTTCCTCAAAACCCTCGGAAGGAAaaaaccctgccgacaccttgaatTTGGACTTGTGGCCTCCAGAACCGTAAGACAATGCGTTTCTACTGTTTAAGCCCCACCGTGTTTGATATGTTGCCAGGGCTAGAAACAAATGCACTCCTCAAAATCAcctcagatggaaaataagcCAGTTCTTGGTGCTTTTGGCAAGATGACGTGAGACATTAAAATCAGGATAAGATGTTACAGGGAGAAGAAGCCACGTAAAATGAGAAATGGAGGGGTTTCTTAGGCTTGCTTGAGAGGGAGGAGAAGTTTGTatgcaaaaaatgaaactaaCCGAGGAGTTTGCCCTTTATCCTGagaacaatgagaagcccctggaGGCTCCTGGAgcggagggaggaggaaagcctCGCAATAGGACAGTCAATCTCAGAGCAAAGGGCGGGGAAACAGGACAATAAGAAAATCCGATCGGCCAAGGAAACTAAAGGGTGTTAAGAATTCCAACTTGGGAAGAAGCTGCCATGGCGGCCAGGCAGGAGGTGCTCACTTTGCAGGCTGAAGTTGCCCAGCGTGAGGAGGAGCTGAGTTCCCCGAAGCAGAGGCTGGCGGCGGCTCTTCTGGCCGAGCAGGAGTCAGGTTGGTTCCGGTGTCTCCCCTGCCGCCGAGGGCCGCCCCGTCCCGAGATGAGATTCTGCGCTACAGTCGGCAGCTCGTGCTGCCTGAGCTGGGCGTGCAGGGACAGCTGCGCCTGGCGACCGCGTCCGTGCTGGTCGTGGGCTGCGGGGGGCTCGGCTGCCCACTGGCGCAGTACCTGGCAGCGGCCGGCGTCGGCCGCCTGGGCCTTGTGGACTACGACGTAGTAGAAGGGAGCCACCTGGCCCGTCAGGTGCTGCACGGCGAGGCACTGGCCGGCCAGGCCAAGGTCTTTTCGGCCGCCGCTACACTGCGCCGTCTCAGTTCGGCGGTGGAGTGCGTGCCCTACGCCCCGGCGCTTACGCCAGCCACGGCGCTAGACCTGGTCGGCCGCTATGACGTGGTGGCTGATTGCTCCGACAACGTGCCCACTCGCTACCTGCTTAACGACGCCTGTGTGCTAACCGGCCGGCCCCTCGTGTCGGCCAGCGCCCTGCGCTTCGAGGGCCGACTCACAGTCTACCACTACGGCGGTGGGCCTTGCTATCGCTGCGTGTTTCCGCAACCACTTCCGGCGGAGACGGTGACCACCTGCGCGGATGGCGGGGTGCTTGGTGTGGTTACCGGGGTCCCGGGCTGCCTGCAGGCGCTGGAAGTGTTGAAGATCGCTGCAGGTCTGGGCCCCTCTTACAGTGGCAGCCTGTTGCTCTTTGATGCCCTCGGAGGTCATTTCCGCTGTATTCGGCTGCGGAGGCGCAGGCCCGACTGCGCAGCTTCCGGGGAGCGGCCCACTGTGACTGATCTGCAGGACTACGAAAGCTTCTGTGGCTCCTCGGCCACCGATGAGTGCCGCTCCCTACAGTTGCTGAGCCCGGAGGAGCGAATTTCTGTCGTCGACTATAAGCGACTTCTGGATTCCGGGTCACCCCACCTGTTGCTGGACGTCAGGCCTCCAGTGGAGGTGGACCTGTGTCGGTTGCCTCACTCGCTACACATCCCTTTGAAACATTTGGAACGGAGGAATGCGGAGAGCCTGAAACTCTTGGGAGAAGCAATCCGGGAAGGGAAGCAGGGCACACAGGAAGGGGCATCTCTCCCCATTTATGTGATCTGCAAACTGGGCAATGACTCCCAGAAAGCCGTGAAGATCCTGCAGTCCTGGACAGACTTAGACTCTTTAACAGTTCGGGATGTTGTGGGAGGCCTCATGGCCTGGGCTGCCAAAATCGATGGAACGTTTCCGCAATACTGAGATGGCCGGTAGAGTCTGATCAGCGAAAGATGTGGGTTGTCATGTTACCTaaagtttttttgcttttatgaatgtatttgcatttttttcagtaatgtaCGGAACAGCCTGGGATTCTCCAATATCTGCGGATAGGTGGACTTCTTTTTATAAGGAGCTTTTTAATTGTAACTTACTGGGTGATGTAGCAATTAAGGGGTTATAACACTGTTCCTCTGAACTGGCTGGTGTTTGCAGCACTTGGATGGTGTGTTGAACAGGTGGGATGGAATGTAAGTGACAGGACTTTGTGTTTTGAACTGCAGGTCATTTGCGTgtcctgccatttttttttttttttaatctcgcaattaaaaagctctttaaagttgtccatttcattgcTTGGAAAGGTGTAATATACTTAACTGACTTGATCACGGATGATATAGTTAAGTTTATTGTTTACTAAGACACTCTTTGGGTGTTATTTCTAATTCAGATGATGGAACATGCCCTAGAGAAATcagtgtttaaaatgtaaattgttaaaacattaaaatgaaaattagctGGGAAGTGGTCactctattaaatattttcaactaatAGCCAAGTAAGATATTTACAGTCTAGCAAGATAGAAACCACCTTTGTAGCATGtcagtttcttttataaattgcTGATTTTTTCTTAGACTTAACTTCAGGGTCCACCTTATGTTGTACACATACAGAAATTTCTAAACTGTGTGGTTTGGCTTGCTTTGGAATCTTcaagtccca
This genomic interval from Physeter macrocephalus isolate SW-GA chromosome 4, ASM283717v5, whole genome shotgun sequence contains the following:
- the LOC102975640 gene encoding LOW QUALITY PROTEIN: adenylyltransferase and sulfurtransferase MOCS3-like (The sequence of the model RefSeq protein was modified relative to this genomic sequence to represent the inferred CDS: inserted 1 base in 1 codon), yielding MAARQEVLTLQAEVAQREEELSSPKQRLAAALLAEQEXRLVPVSPLPPRAAPSRDEILRYSRQLVLPELGVQGQLRLATASVLVVGCGGLGCPLAQYLAAAGVGRLGLVDYDVVEGSHLARQVLHGEALAGQAKVFSAAATLRRLSSAVECVPYAPALTPATALDLVGRYDVVADCSDNVPTRYLLNDACVLTGRPLVSASALRFEGRLTVYHYGGGPCYRCVFPQPLPAETVTTCADGGVLGVVTGVPGCLQALEVLKIAAGLGPSYSGSLLLFDALGGHFRCIRLRRRRPDCAASGERPTVTDLQDYESFCGSSATDECRSLQLLSPEERISVVDYKRLLDSGSPHLLLDVRPPVEVDLCRLPHSLHIPLKHLERRNAESLKLLGEAIREGKQGTQEGASLPIYVICKLGNDSQKAVKILQSWTDLDSLTVRDVVGGLMAWAAKIDGTFPQY